A single window of Ananas comosus cultivar F153 linkage group 24, ASM154086v1, whole genome shotgun sequence DNA harbors:
- the LOC109728608 gene encoding RING-H2 finger protein ATL79-like — MSTTTTTTTTNSNSKSNWGPYAGAADFGANMGIILAALFAAVALALSANAAIRFLLSRHRRRNRQHPQPADADPEKQQQDQQQLPPPPPPSVLLTFSSASAVKSSECAICLTEFAEGDRVRVLPACAHGFHGGCVESWWLQSAATATAAPARRQSCPTCRASCCLQTATAPAGGGAS, encoded by the coding sequence AtgtccaccaccaccaccaccaccaccaccaacagCAACAGCAAGAGCAATTGGGGCCCATACGCCGGCGCCGCTGACTTCGGCGCCAACATGGGCATCATTCTCGCCGCCCTCTTCGCCGCCGTCGCCCTCGCCTTATCCGCCAACGCCGCCATCCGCTTCCTCCTctcccgccaccgccgccgcaaCCGCCAACACCCCCAGCCTGCCGACGCCGACCCCGAGAAGCAGCAGCAGGACCAACAGCAgctgccgcctccgccgccgccgtcggtCCTGCTCACGTTCTCGTCGGCGTCTGCGGTGAAGTCGTCGGAGTGCGCGATATGCCTGACGGAGTTCGCGGAGGGGGACCGGGTGAGGGTGCTGCCGGCCTGCGCCCACGGATTCCACGGCGGCTGCGTCGAGAGCTGGTGGCTGCAGTCTGCCGCCACAGCCACCGCCGCCCCCGCCCGGCGCCAGTCGTGCCCGACGTGCCGCGCCAGCTGCTGCCTGCAGACGGCGACGGCACCCGCCGGAGGTGGCGCGAGCTGA